ATATTACAATTTTCGAAAAATCAATGATATCTTTTAAACAAAGGGcaaactttctttctttttcttgggGGGTAATTTAGCCttgttattaataatttaacacTATATCATATCATATCATATTGTAGATgcacaattttatatatatatataatctcaaTTAGTTAAATTAGAGAGGGTAAAAAGGTTGCTTCCCCTTGATTATGATCTTGAACTTGAATAATTTCCGATGGGTTACCATAATTTCTGCTCAGCAATTCCTCAATCATTTGCAATGCagttctttcttcttcttcatccatcTCCAAGTTCCTCATCTGGGTCCCACTCGCCGCCATTAATGCACCATCACCATCTTCCGACGAGATCAAACCAGAAAAACAGCCACTTTTTTTATTCTTCCTCATCCACCCACTGTCGCCGTCGCCGCCGCATACGGCGGCGGCGGTGGCGGAGgttgaggaggaggaggagttCGTTTTTCCGAGATGAACGGTCATGACCCAGCTGGAGTCGGAGCGTTGACCAGCACGTTTCTGCCAAACGCCGATGTGGGAATTTTCGGTGTCGAGTCGGAGACACGTCATCGATGGCGACGGTGCCTTGCTGCATTTTCGGAGCTTGGCATGAAGAATCTCCGATAAGCCctttggagaagatgaagaagtgatattattattattgttgttgttgttgggttTTCCTAATTCCTGCGCCGCTGTTTGGCTCATTGGAAAGTTGGTTTTTGCGTTCCGGCCACTCATTAAGACGGCGGCCTGATCGTAGGCTCTGGCTGCCTCCTCCGCCGTCTCAAACGTGCCCAGCCAAACCCTTCTCTTCctatatatagatttttttttttgaagaatatgaataaaaaaaaaatagattattaAGCTTTCATAAGATTATTATTTTCTTCAGCAATATACAATTACTTATTGGCacaatttattttgttattaacTATTGATTTTAATGTCATTAATAATTCATCAACACAACCATAACTTTACTAAATTAGatattaattatctctttataTGTAAAAGTTTTGAATGATCTTAGTTTTAATCTTCAAATCCATATATGAAATAAAGAATATATTGTTTTctatgataaaaaaataataaaaatatctttGACTTCTCAAACCTAATTTTTCAGACTTTTCTATTTAGTAAAATTCACTTtggataatcattttgtttcttgttttttgaaATGTTAATCTATCAACATTAATTCTATACCCTTACATTTCTTTAACTTCATTATCtactcttaaaaaaatattttcaaaatcaaattaagtcAATTTTAAATCAcacacaatttaaaaaaaaaaaaaaaaaaattttctaaattttgctaGGGATTCACATGTCATGAAAAAACATACAATAGAAATTAAAAGGAAGTATAGgcataatttcaaaaaaaacaaaattagtcTTAAATATTTTGTAAGTGAAAAGTGACCGAGAGATTAATAATATCATGACTCAATCTCTACTTGGTAAGCATGATAGATAGTTTAAaactctattaaaaaaaaaaaaaagaggacgACACAAAttgttactttttcttttaacttatCAACTTAAGCTTTTAGATTCCATACGAAAAACAAACCCTAATTACAAAAACAAGAGACTTACAGAAGAGGGTGACGAATTTCAGAGACCCAAGATCCCCAATGTCTTTGCCTAACACCTCTAAACTTCTTTGATGATACCATGATTTTGGGGAAGAGGGAGGGAGGGAATGAAGGAAAGAGAGATTGAGTTTGTCAGAATATGATGCCCAAAGTACATGGAGgaccaaaagaggaggaaggaGCATAATATAGGGAAGTGATGGGGAAGGTGAAAAATTAAAACTAGAATCTAGGCTACTATTCATCAACCctaatttcactttttttttttctttttttatcaatatattttctttctagTGTTAGATATCgatattaattagattaaatgaCACGTTTCTTGTTTGTCCTTCAACTTTCATAGaattaacaatttagtttttgaaaaaaattgtattgATTGATCTGGTTCTTATACTTCCAAAATtgtaaatgtatatattttaaatttgtaatgaaGAGAAGATTTAGATTTTTTcgtaaaaatatttgaaaaaaaaatacatttgtcTCTAATTTTTTAGTATATAGTTTTCATTTAGTGTCTCcgcttcaaaattttcattttttacgtttgaattttgagtttagtttctatttgattcTAAGTTTAAGAGATTTTATATTTCATTGTCCAGTTTTTCACTTTTAGTCTTTGGTGTTAacttttttagttaattaatttataatagcGAACTATGATATGAAACTTTTTTTAATCATGAAACATAGGGATTCAATGATAActatatagtaaaaaaaatgtgttttttttttctgaatatTATATGGGATttcatgatttcttttttacCTATGTAGATTGATTGGCTAATGATTATAAAGATCAAATGTGTTTACTAACTACAAAGATTGAATTGTTGCCAAGGTGAGTTCATAACTCAACAGTAAttgacagtttttttttttttaatttttttttaaagttatggTGGTTCAAATCCTCATACCCCATTTGTTATactcaaaaaacaaaaaggaaagaaagaaaaaaaaaaaacactaagttgtcgatatatatatatagtgataATATAGGGTAGAGGGATCAAACTTCATACCTCGAAGTCAAtagaataaattttatatatgataatattatatatatatatatatatatatatattaactaaaaaaagaaaaaaaaaagttatatacatatatgtgattttttttttgttttttttatgtatacGTGAGATAATattgatgaaatatgaaaattgtgGATAAATAATGTACACCAATACAAGAGTTAGGTTAAACTATAAGTTTGTGTTCATAAGACTGTTTGGTGGTATATCAAGACTCAATTTCTATTTTAGATTAGAAGTGATCCATGAATATTTGTTGGGTTAATtgattatccaaaataatactTGGATtgtatttgaattatatatattttgaacaataaaGTGAATATTGAAAACGCTATTTACATGGTTTTAGTGTTTTTtcctatttaaattttttacgAACCCATAGATAAAATAGcgtatatatgaaatatataactCTATTTTCTGTTGGATAGGTAtttgatttttctctttttattttttaaaattaattaatactaTTTTTACCCTTAAATTTCCTTTGTTCAGCCAATTATTCgctaatattttaataattcaagccaaattataaaaatattaaaagaaaacaaagttttcaaaataaatttttatctttagaaatcaataagtcgatttcaaaaacagaaaactaATTGTTGGCAACTAAAAACGAAATCAGCCAACAAGTTCTAAACTATTTGTTTTAGATTCCTATTTTTGGATCACCCCCAtctaaactcatgcctagctaactcttgtttttgtttctatttattttttttaattttaaaagtatatttaagatttgtttatttaaacatttttaaaagatcTATAAATCTCACTTTGATCTTTAATAGGTTAACTACTATATATTAAACCTGTCAATTTAGCACTTAAGCATTAGATGGGTATTGGGTTACTTTTTGTTCCAATATGAACattatatatgtttttaaaatacttagGAGTTATAGCGTTTGAGGCATCATTTATCTTTATACATCCTATtgaattattcaattatagtttatcatatagaaaattttttttatttaaaaaaaattaattcattttatagTGTGAATGATGAAAGAAAAAGTACAAAGATTAGTGCATCTTGAATTTCAATACagatattaatatataatgacaaGCCacaattgagtgaatttgaaccAAATAACCCATtctattaaacttataaaaactatttacattAATAATTGGGTTACTTTTAAGTTATAGATCTTATtgccattatatattaatatctGTATCTGTATTGAAATTCAAGATAATTTGCTATGTTTTATAAAAGATATTAGAGACATCAAGTAATCCTTAATTTTCATATCGAAATCCTTCCgatttatgaatattttaacatatagaTCGATATTTCAACCTTGTACATAATAGAATATTTtagatacaaaataaaaaaaaataaaccgtttataattagaattcgGTTTCTATAATTTGATAACATTATCATAAATTTAGTCCTACGTTGTTaggactaaattttaatttatatggtaattttgattttgattttctctCTAACACATAAAATTGGTGTAGATTGAGACTACTGTCGGTGAATTAAACACTATAATGACTACTACGCTCATTTTCTCTTCCATAtatcataattattatttattttcacctAAAACTCTAATTTTCCTTATTGTATTATAGGGTATATGTCCTACATATATCTACCCCAAATAAATGGGCTTTTGCTCAAGTTCTTTACTTCTGTTAGCCCTTTCGACTTGGGTTTCTTTATGATACTCTCTCTCTAGGAAGAGGGTTAGTTTGGTCACAATTGAAaccacaaaaaacaaaaaaaaaaaaaaaaaaaaaaaaaaaaaaaaaaaaaaacaaaaaaaaaaaaaaaaaaaagaaaggaaattggAGTATATAGCGACTCTTAAGATTGCATTTAGAAATATGGCAAAAATAGGAACCCATCGAATTTAGAGTTCTATTTGTGGGCGTTAGTATTAGGAGACTAAGTTATTTTGAATACAATGTATTTGTGTTTTGGTTGATAATGTCTTATTTGATCTCTTTCTTCAAATATGATGTTATTTAATACAGTGTATTTGTATTTGAGTTGGTAAATTTAGGTAcagatgtttttttattattatttgattgggtAAATTTGGGTAGAAGgtaaatcaaatattttttttaattatttttccaaTATTTTTGGATTAGTTCAATATTGGGTTCATGGGTATTTTTGTCTTTTGATTATTAGTATTTTGGGCTCCATAGGGTATTTTCGTCTTTtgctaattattattttttatttataaaattcagTTTGctatatttactattttaaaacatttttgcTATAAATGAGTCTTCAAAATTTGCTATTTCTCttgtcaacaaaaaaaaaaaaaaaaaaaaaaaaaaattgaagtgccttcttatattagaaaaattaggATAGCTTCTATCTTTGTACATCTGATCAAATTGTCCAATCATGCATCCCTTCAATTAGAGGTGTTcgtggtttgggttgggttaggtttaGGGATATTTTAGGCCCAACCCTATGGTTCggtttatgtattttttaacTCAAACTAACCCTTGTTAAATTATGAACTCAAACCAAACCAATCCATAAAAAATGGGTTGGGTTGTTCCATCGGTTcccttaaaaaaaagtttagaatCACTAATAAAAAACACTTAAATTCCACAATCCACAAGAACGATATCCAAAATCTATTATAAcaaaacaagtctccaaaattcACAAGAAAGTCCataatgtctacaaaattcaaaatataggcaacattttcaaatgtcTACAAAATCCATAAGTAAGACTATAATGTCTACtagggtgttcatgggttgggttgaaagactttttagacccaacccaattgttcgggttgtaaattttttcaacccaaataacctttattaaaaaatgaactcaacccaacccaaccatgaaatatttgggttgggttagttcaGGTTAAtcgagtcatttatttaaaattttattctaaaaaaaagcacaacgtaaatatgtaaaagtctaacttaattattttcatatattgaattaacattaacaactcaatttcaatttatatagtaaaaattttctttctaaagtgtaaATAAACTACTTCTAagaattgttgaagaataaattatttaaaaaatattggaattaaat
This DNA window, taken from Benincasa hispida cultivar B227 chromosome 6, ASM972705v1, whole genome shotgun sequence, encodes the following:
- the LOC120080144 gene encoding ethylene-responsive transcription factor WIN1-like, with translation MVSSKKFRGVRQRHWGSWVSEIRHPLLKRRVWLGTFETAEEAARAYDQAAVLMSGRNAKTNFPMSQTAAQELGKPNNNNNNNNITSSSSPKGLSEILHAKLRKCSKAPSPSMTCLRLDTENSHIGVWQKRAGQRSDSSWVMTVHLGKTNSSSSSTSATAAAVCGGDGDSGWMRKNKKSGCFSGLISSEDGDGALMAASGTQMRNLEMDEEEERTALQMIEELLSRNYGNPSEIIQVQDHNQGEATFLPSLI